From one Eleginops maclovinus isolate JMC-PN-2008 ecotype Puerto Natales chromosome 7, JC_Emac_rtc_rv5, whole genome shotgun sequence genomic stretch:
- the slc38a11 gene encoding putative sodium-coupled neutral amino acid transporter 11, whose translation MTQQLNNEEGTTLITSQKAAGEPRSSMISASFNFINSIIGSGIIGLPYALNQAGLPLGLLLLVVVAFITDYSIILLIKGGNLSGTNSYQSLVQSTFGFPGFVILSGLQFLYPFIAMVSYNITTGDTLTKVFQRIPGVGPDHILAERHFAILLSTIAFTLPLSLYRNIEKLGKVSFMSMVLTFTILIIVIIRAATLGPQIPPTENAWSFARWNAVQAVGVMSFAFICHHNSFLIYGSLEQPTLANWSRITHMSVGSALIISAAFAVAGYTTFTGYTQGDIFENYCRNDNLATFGRFCFGFSIITTFPLECFVTREVLSNAIFRRDLSKLEHVAITVLIVGACACLSLAFDCLGFVLELNGVLSATPLIFIIPSACFLKLSPGRWFQGENLIPTIMIAIGLFVMITGLTMTGLYPQTCSHGVEMFYCADANVSVTAPPV comes from the exons ATGACTCAGCAG CTCAACAATGAAGAAGGGACCACATTGATAACTTCTCAAAAGGCAGCCGGAGAGCCAAGAAGTTCAATGATATCTGCGTCTTTTAATTTCATCAATTCCATTATAGGATCTGGAATAATTG gTTTACCATATGCATTGAACCAGGCAGGGCTCCCCCttggcctgctgctgctggtagtTGTGGCATTTATCACAG ACTATTCAATCATCTTGCTGATTAAAGGAGGCAACCTGTCAGGGACAAACAGTTATCAGTCACTAGTGCAAAGCACCTTTGGTTTCCCAGGATTTGTGATTTTATCTGGCCTGCAGTTCCTGTATCCTTTCATTG CAATGGTTAGCTACAACATCACAACTGGAGACACACTGACCAAAGTATTTCAGAGGATACCAGGAG ttgGTCCAGATCACATACTTGCAGAGCGTCACTTTGCGATCTTGCTATCAACCATTGCTTTTACACTGCCTCTGTCGCTTTATCGAAACATTGAGAAACTGGGAAAG GTGTCCTTCATGTCAATGGTTCTGACATTTACCATCCTCATCATTGTAATCATCAGAGCAGCTACCCTGGGACCCcaaat CCCCCCTACAGAGAATGCATGGTCATTTGCAAGGTGGAATGCAGTTCAGGCAGTTGGTGTGATGTCCTTTG cCTTTATATGCCACCACAACAGCTTTCTTATCTACGGTTCTCTGGAGCAGCCCACGCTAGCTAACTGGTCCCGGATCACTCACATGTCTGTAGGCTCCGCACTAATAATCAGTGCTGCATTTGCTGTTGCTGGCTATACCACCTTTACCGGCTACACACAAG GAGACATATTTGAGAACTACTGCAGAAATGATAACCTGGCAACATTTGGTCGCTTCTGTTTTGGCTTCAGCATAATAACCACATTTCCACTGGAGTGTTTTGTTACACGAGAG GTGTTATCCAATGCCATTTTCAGAAGGGATCTGTCCAAATTAGAACATGTGGCAATAACAGTGCTCATAGTTGGAGCCTGTGCATGTCTATCTTTGGCTTTTGACTGTCTGGGATTTGTTTTGGAGCTGAAT GGTGTTCTGAGCGCCACGCCTCTGATCTTCATCATACCATCTGCGTGCTTCCTCAAACTTTCCCCTGGCCGCTGGTTCCAGGGGGAAAACTTGATACCCACCATCATGATAGCAATTGGCTTGTTTGTAATGATCACAGGTTTGACCATGACAGGCCTCTACCCTCAAACATGTTCACACGGCGTGGAAATGTTCTACTGTGCAGACGCAAATGTCTCTGTCACGGCACCACCTGTGTAA
- the scn1laa gene encoding LOW QUALITY PROTEIN: sodium channel, voltage-gated, type I-like, alpha (The sequence of the model RefSeq protein was modified relative to this genomic sequence to represent the inferred CDS: substituted 2 bases at 2 genomic stop codons), protein MAQLLVPPGPDSFRPFSPESLKVIEKRITEENAKKPKKEKKKRNDENELKPSRDLEAGKSLPLLYGDTPKGMVSTPLEDLDPYYTNQKSFIVLNKGNVLFRFNADPALYLLSPFNLIRRISIWILVHSYPFIKMXFXTNDFYLFSMVIMCTILANCAFMTLNGPLDWAKPVEYTFTAIYTLESLIKILARGFCIGKFTFLRDPWNWLDFSVIVLAYVTEFVPLGNFSALRTFRVLRAFKAISVIPGLKTIVGALFQSVKKLADVMILTVFCLSVFALIGLQLFMGNLKNKCVRNYTTTSQNNVSFVETEYGTLNLSDYLQDKRFYYFLPGKRDPLLCGLSIEAGHCPEGFRCEKAGRNPDYNYTSFDSFGWAFLSLFRLMTQDYWENLYQQTLRAAGKPYMIFFVLVIFLGSFYLINLILAVVAMAYEEQSQATMKEAKEKEEEFQAMIEQLKRQQEDAQAAATAAAAESGEASDKPSGPESSSDNSKLSSKSAKERRNRRKKRQEEVKGDDKKVSKSESQDSIKKTCCHFSVDANLLNYDMKCSPTHQSFLSFRGPMFSSRRNSRTSIFSFRSQAQDVSSENEFADDENSIFEDTLSRRGSLFFPRTSDRRSSNMSQCSFLSHLLLPPNGIKHSSVDCNGVVSLVGGNSHPLSPVELLLPKVTVDMAFTGDNADTTDTEYRQAGGGTDQECIDFLEGPEARQRALSTASVITSTVEELEESRQKCPPCWYNFAHTFLIWGCCPRWLRIKGKVKVVVMDPFTDLAITICIVLNTLFMAMEHYPMTGGFADMLYVGNLIFTSIFTAEMVFKIIAMDPYFYFQERWNIFDSIIVSLSLMELGLENVNGMSVLRSFRLLRVFKLAKSWPTLNTLIKIIGNSVGALGNLTLVLAIIVFIFAVVGMQLFGKYYKDCVCKISEDCTLPRWHMNDFFHSFLIVFRVLCGEWIETMWDCMEVAGTHMCITVYMMVLVIGNLVVLNLFLALLLSSFSADNLAATEDDSDMNNLQVAIGRIHNGISFVKSLVRSSCNSACLRRKKKRKGQDKSLDELHKPLGPNGVPNHTIKDFSKNGNGDVTGVDKNGDKYIVSSKSDDSIMSFIHNPSLTVTVPIALGESDFENLNTEDFSSLSSDIVGCPVIVEDDDQVSSSEGSTIDGLPGGEGIDSVNFELEEFIEPDACFTDGCVQKYQCCQVKVEVGWWKVWWTLRKTCFRIVEHNWFESFIIFMILLSSGALAFEDIYIEKRKTIKTMLEFADKIFTYIFILEMLLKWVAYGYAKYFTNAWCWLDFLIVDVSLISMVANALGYSELGTIKSLRTLRALRPLRALSRFEGMRVVVNALLGAIPSIFNVLLVCLIFWLIFSIMGVNLFAGKFGKCINRTTNLDMSISVVKNKTQCNIDQNITRWKNIKVNFDNVGMGYLALLQVATFKGWMTIMYAAVDSQSKIEEQPDYEINLNMYWYFVVFIIFGAFFALNLFIGVIIDNFNQQKKKFGGQDIFMTEEQKKYYNAMKKLGSKKPQKPIPRPSNKIQGFIFDFTTKQAFDILIMVLIWLNMVTMMVETDEQSDGKANVLYWINLIFVIIFTGECLLKMIALRHYYFTNGWNVFDFIVVVLSIIGMCLSKLIEKYFVSPTLFRVIRLARIGRVLRLIKSAKGIRTLLFALMMSLPALFNIGLLLFLVMFIYAIFGMSNFAYVKKESGIDDLFNFETFGNSMICLFQITTSAGWDGLLEPILNKHEDDCNNSMEHPGSHIKGDCGNPPVGIAFFVSYIIICFLIVINMYIAVILENFSVATEESADPLSEDDFETFYEVWERFDPHATQFMEYNKLSEFADALDPPLRIPKPNKMELISMDLPMVNGERIHCLDILFAFTKRVLGEGGEMDILRGQMEERFMASNPSKVSYEPITTTLRRKQEDTSAAVIQRAYRNYARKRVFMKTSDTSGVNIQRDGPHIDKEDVVTDKLQDISSADKSELTPSAALQPLCNSVTTNGKNKYEKDKSEKEMEGKDVREQY, encoded by the exons ATGGCACAGCTGCTTGTACCACCAGGTCCAGACAGCTTCCGCCCCTTTAGTCCTGAGTCCCTCAAAGTTATCGAGAAACGTATCACAGAGGAGAACGCCAagaaaccaaagaaagagaagaaaaaacgCAATGATGAGAATGAGCTCAAGCCCAGCCGTGACCTGGAAGCGGGCAAATCACTCCCTCTTTTGTATGGGGACACTCCTAAAGGCATGGTGTCGACACCGCTGGAGGACCTGGATCCATACTACACTAATCAGAAA TCTTTCATAGTGTTAAACAAAGGAAATGTCCTCTTCCGCTTCAACGCCGATCCTGCCTTGTACCTCCTGAGTCCCTTCAACCTCATAAGAAGAATATCAATTTGGATTTTGGTACATTCATATCCTTTCATCAAGATGTAATTCTAGACAAATGATTTTTAT TTGTTTAGTATGGTGATTATGTGCACTATCCTCGCCAACTGTGCATTTATGACACTAAATGGACCGCTTGACTGGGCAAAGCCTGTAGA ATACACATTTACTGCAATCTATACACTTGAATCCCTCATTAAAATTTTAGCCCGAGGGTTCTGTATTGGGAAGTTCACGTTTCTAAGAGATCCCTGGAACTGGCTGGATTTTAGTGTCATTGTCTTGGC GTATGTAACAGAGTTTGTACCCCTAGGCAACTTTTCAGCTCTTCGCACATTCAGAGTGCTGAGAGCATTCAAAGCTATTTCAGTAATCCCAG GCCTGAAAACCATTGTTGGTGCATTGTTCCAGTCAGTGAAGAAGCTTGCAGATGTGATGATCCTGACCGTCTTCTGCTTGAGCGTCTTCGCCCTGATAGGACTCCAACTGTTTATGggcaatttaaaaaataagtgtGTCCGGAATTATACCACTACGTCACAAAATAACGTCAGTTTCGTTGAAACGGAATATGGCACTCTCAACTTGTCAGACTACCTGCAAGATAAAC GTTTTTACTATTTCCTTCCAGGCAAACGAGATCCATTGCTTTGTGGATTAAGCATTGAAGCTGG GCATTGTCCAGAGGGGTTCCGATGTGAAAAAGCAGGAAGAAATCCAGACTATAATTACACCAGTTTTGACTCCTTTGGCTGGgcctttctctccctgtttAGACTGATGACGCAGGATTACTGGGAGAATCTTTACCAGCAG ACGTTGCGAGCAGCCGGGAAGCCctatatgattttttttgtgctggTGATTTTCCTCGGTTCCTTTTATCTGATCAACCTGATCTTGGCTGTAGTAGCTATGGCCTACGAGGAGCAGAGCCAAGCCACCATGAAGGAGgcaaaggagaaggaggaagagttTCAGGCCATGATAGAGCAGCTGAAACGGCAGCAAGAGGATGCTCAG GCAGCAGCAACTGCAGCGGCTGCAGAGAGTGGTGAGGCCAGTGATAAACCTAGTGGCCCGGAGAGCTCTTCTGACAACTCTAAGCTAAGCTCCAAAAGCGCCAAAGAGAGACgcaacagaaggaaaaaaaggcagGAGGAGGTAAAAGGGGATGACAAGAAGGTCTCTAAATCCGAGTCACAGGACAGTATTAAGAAAACTTGCTGCCACTTCTCTGTGGATGCAAACCTGCTCAACTATGACATGAAATGCTCACCCACACATCAG TCCTTTCTGAGTTTTCGTGGACCCATGTTCTCATCCAGACGGAATAGTAGGACCAGCATTTTCAGTTTCCGAAGCCAAGCGCAGGACGTGAGCTCAGAAAACGAATTTGCTGATGATGAGAACAGCATTTTTGAGGACACCCTAAGTCGAAGGGgctctttgttttttccccgGACTAGTGATCGACGCAGCAGCAATATGAGCCAGTGCAGCTTCTTGTCTCATCTCCTTCTTCCACCAAATGGGATCAAGCACAGCTCTGTAGACTGCAATGGTGTTGTCTCTCTGGTGGGTGGGAATTCACACCCACTGTCACCTGTGGAGCTTCTTCTGCCCAAAGTGACGGTAGATATGGCCTTCACAGGAGACAAT GCTGACACCACTGACACAGAGTACAGACAGGCCGGTGGAGGAACAGACCAGGAATGTATTGACTTCCTCGAGGGCCCAGAGGCTAGACAAAGAGCTCTCAGTACAGCTAGTGTCATAACTAGCACAGTGGAAG AGCTTGAAGAGTCGAGGCAGAAGTGTCCTCCTTGCTGGTACAATTTTGCCCACACTTTCCTCATCTGGGGGTGTTGTCCGAGATGGTTGAGGATCAAGGGAAAGGTTAAAGTAGTTGTGATGGACCCCTTCACGGACCTTGCCATCACCATCTGCATTGTGCTCAACACATTGTTTATGGCCATGGAACATTATCCAATGACTGGTGGTTTCGCCGATATGCTGTATGTGGGAAATTTG ATTTTTACTAGCATCTTCACGGCAGAAATGGTTTTCAAGATCATTGCTATGGACCCATACTTTTACTTCCAGGAGAGATGGAATATTTTCGATTCAATCATTGTCAGTTTGAGCTTGATGGAGCTGGGCTTGGAAAACGTTAATGGCATGTCTGTTCTGAGATCATTTAGATTG ctGAGAGTATTCAAGTTGGCTAAATCGTGGCCCACTCTTAACACACTGATCAAAATAATTGGCAATTCAGTGGGGGCTTTGGGCAACCTGACGCTGGTGCTGGCCATTATCGTCTTCATCTTTGCAGTTGTGGGCATGCAACTGTTTGGAAAATACTACAAGGACTGTGTGTGTAAAATCTCTGAAGACTGCACTCTGCCCCGTTGGCACATGAACGACTTCTTCCATTCATTCCTCATTGTGTTCCGAGTGCTTTGTGGAGAGTGGATAGAAACCATGTGGGACTGTATGGAGGTGGCTGGGACACACATGTGCATCACTGTCTACATGATGGTCTTGGTTATTGGAAACCTTGTG GTGCTGAATCTGtttctggctctgctgctgagTTCATTCAGTGCTGATAACCTGGCAGCAACGGAGGATGACAGCGACATGAACAATTTGCAGGTTGCTATTGGAAGGATTCACAATGGCATTTCCTTTGTCAAGTCCCTGGTTCGAAGCAGCTGCAATAGTGCCTGTCtcaggagaaagaagaaaaggaagggTCAAGACAAATCCCTGGATGAGCTCCACAAGCCTTTAGGGCCAAATGGTGTCCCCAATCATACCATCAAAGACTTTTCTAAGAATGGAAATGGGGATGTGACCGGAGTGGACAAAAATGGAGACAAGTACATAGTCAGTAGCAAGAGTGATGATTCCATTATGTCTTTCATTCACAATCCTAGTCTGACTGTCACTGTTCCTATTGCTTTGGGAGAATCTGACTTTGAAAACCTCAACACGGAGGACTTCAGCAGTCTCTCGTCTGATATAGTAGGCTGCCCTGTG ATTGTGGAAGATGATGACCAGGTCAGCTCCTCTGAGGGGAGTACGATAGACGGTTTGCCAGGCGGGGAGGGAATAGATTCTGTGAACTTTGAACTGGAAGAATTTATTGAACCTGACGCCTGCTTTACTGATG GGTGTGTGCAAAAGTACCAGTGTTGTCAAGTAAAAGTGGAAGTGGGCTGGTGGAAGGTGTGGTGGACGCTTAGAAAGACTTGTTTCCGGATCGTGGAGCACAACTGGTTTGAGAGCTTCATCATTTTCATGATCCTGCTCAGCAGTGGAGCCCTG GCATTTGAGGACATCTACATTGAGAAGAGGAAGACCATTAAAACTATGTTAGAGTTTGCGGACAAAATCTTCACCTACATCTTCATTCTGGAGATGTTACTGAAGTGGGTGGCCTATGGATATGCCAAGTATTTTACAAATGCCTGGTGCTGGCTAGACTTCCTCATTGTCGAT GTCTCACTGATCAGTATGGTAGCCAATGCCCTGGGATATTCTGAACTTGGTACCATCAAATCTCTGAGAACCCTTCGAGCTCTGAGGCCACTGAGAGCCCTGTCTCGGTTTGAAGGCATGAGG GTGGTGGTCAATGCCCTACTTGGAGCGATTCCTTCCATCTTCAATGTGCTGCTGGTTTGTCTCATCTTCTGGCTCATCTTCAGCATCATGGGAGTAAACTTATTCGCGGGGAAGTTTGGCAAATGTATCAACAGAACCACAAATTTAGATATGTCTATATCAGTGgtgaaaaacaagacacaatGTAACATTGACCAAAACATTACTCGTTGGAAGAACATCAAAGTGAACTTCGACAATGTTGGTATGGGATACCTTGCATTGCTGCAAGTG GCTACATTCAAGGGCTGGATGACTATCATGTATGCTGCTGTGGACTCTCAAAGCAAG ATAGAAGAACAACCAGATTATGAGATCAACCTGAACATGTACtggtattttgttgttttcataatATTTGGAGCCTTCTTCGCTCTCAATCTCTTTATTGGTGTCATCATAGACAACTTCAatcagcaaaagaaaaag tttggagGTCAAGACATCTTCATGACTGAAGAACAGAAAAAATACTACAATGCCATGAAAAAGCTAGGGTCAAAGAAACCACAAAAACCTATTCCCAGACCATCA AACAAAATTCAAGGATTTATCTTTGACTTCACCACAAAACAAGCATTTGATATATTAATAATGGTTCTAATATGGCTTAATATGGTAACCATGATGGTAGAAACTGATGAACAGTCAGATGGAAAGGCAAACGTTCTCTACTGGATAAATCTAATATTCGTTATCATCTTTACTGGAGAGTGTTTGTTGAAGATGATCGCGCTTCGCCATTACTACTTCACAAATGGTTGGAATGTATTTGATTTCATCGTTGTCGTCCTGTCAATCATCG GCATGTGTCTCTCGAAACTGATAGAGAAGTATTTTGTTTCGCCAACCTTGTTCAGAGTCATCCGATTGGCTCGGATTGGCCGTGTGCTCCGCCTTATTAAGAGTGCCAAAGGAATTCGTACACTCTTGTTTGCCTtgatgatgtcacttcctgccTTGTTCAACATTGGTCTCTTGCTCTTTTTGGTGATGTTTATCTATGCTATCTTTGGCATGTCAAACTTTGCTTACGTCAAGAAGGAATCAGGCATTGATGACCTTTTCAATTTTGAGACATTTGGCAACAGCATGATCTGTTTGTTCCAGATCACCACCTCAGCAGGGTGGGATGGCCTTCTTGAACCCATTCTCAACAAACATGAAGATGATTGTAACAATTCAATGGAGCATCCTGGCAGTCATATTAAGGGAGACTGTGGAAATCCCCCTGTGGGGATTGCCTTCTTTGTAAGCTACATCATCATCTGTTTCCTGATTGTGATAAATATGTACATTGCTGTTATCCTGGAAAACTTCAGTGTGGCCACTGAGGAGAGCGCTGACCCACTAAGTGAGGatgattttgaaacattttatgaGGTCTGGGAAAGGTTTGATCCTCATGCAACACAGTTCATGGAGTACAATAAGCTTTCAGAATTTGCAGATGCTCTGGACCCACCGTTACGTATACCCAAGCCTAACAAGATGGAACTGATCTCTATGGATCTACCCATGGTGAATGGTGAACGCATTCACTGCCTGGACATTCTGTTTGCATTCACAAAACGCGTTCTTGGTGAGGGTGGGGAGATGGACATCCTAAGGGGGCAGATGGAGGAGCGTTTCATGGCCTCCAATCCTTCCAAAGTTTCCTATGAACCAATCACAACCACCCTCCGTCGCAAACAGGAGGACACATCAGCCGCTGTCATTCAGAGAGCATACAGAAATTATGCAAGGAAACGTGTTTTCATGAAGACCTCAGACACATCTGGTGTTAACATTCAAAGGGATGGACCACACATTGACAAAGAGGACGTTGTCACAGACAAACTCCAAGATATTTCTAGTGCCGATAAAAGTGAACTGACACCTTCAGCGGCCCTTCAACCTTTATGCAACAGTGTGACtacaaatggaaaaaacaaatatgaaaaagacaaaagtgaAAAGGAAATGGAGGGCAAAGATGTCAGAGAGCAATACTGA